The DNA region ATTTGCATTATCAGATTTTGCCTCATACACTTTTGCCAACAATAAATTGCTAAATGGAAATGTGCTACATTCTCCAGTACTCATTGCTTGGGCAGATGCTAATGCCTCATCATATTTTTTAGATTGGAATTGCAAATCGGCTAAATAATATTGAGAATTGCAATCATTGTCAGTGCGTTCAATAAATTTTTTCAAATATTCTTGAGCACCTTCCATATCTTTTGATCTTTTTGCAGAAAGATACCATCCGAAATAAGTAGGTCCATACGCATCATCTGCTTGTAATGCCTTACCAAACCATTCGTTCATCGCATCATAGTTGCGTTGTGCACCATATATTTTACCGATTTCGTAAAATGCTTTTGCATATTTTTCATCACGAGTTGTTGCGTCCATCAATGCTTCAACAGCGGGACCTCCATTCGTGCCACCTAATTTTAAATAATTCAATGCAAGATTAACATCGATATCAGGATTTTTAGCGTCTGCTGCAGCCGCTTTTTTCAATAATTCGATAGCGTAGGTTGGATCGCCGTAGCTTTTAGGGCCTGCTGCATTGGCTCTACCAATTGCATCCAAAATCGCAGGATCATTTTTAGAACTTGTAGCCGCTTGTTCAAATTTTTGTTTTGCAGCAGCGACATCATTATTTGTCAAAATGTCAATTTCTCCCAATCCAACTAAGATATATGGATCATTGACACCTCTTGCTAATGCATCGGAATACAATTTTTTTGCAGATTCTATCCCACTAGGATCGCCTGGGTCTTGGATTAAAGCCTGACCATACCAATAAATTTCATCTCCTTTTTTTGCTTTATCTCCGCCACCTTTTTTTTCTAAAATACTTTTGGCAGTTTTATACTTTTCATAATACAAAGCTTTGATTCCATCCTCTAATTTCTGGGCTGAAACAGATGCTGCAATGGAAGCTAGCGCAAAAAAAGTTAAAACGAGTTTCTTCATGTTTTTAGTTTTACTAATTATCTGTAAATATGTATGTATGCACTATTTTAAATTGACTTTCTGTATGTTGAAAGCCATCTGTGCAGGCACTAATAATGCTCTGCTAAATATCAATTGACCTCTTTCACTACTCAAAAAATTGTAAAAGCCAGAACCTAATCCTAAGTAATTTTCTTTTACTATTGCATATACTGGTCTAAACAACGGATATTGCATAGATGATATGGATGCTTGAGCTGGTTTTGCAAATACCCCTTTGCCACAAATCTTACATTCAATCATTGCTGGTCTTATTTTTTTTAAATATGCTTCCTGTTTAGGATCTTTAAAATTACCAATCCAAGAAGAACCAACAAATCCTATCGCATTAGGATTGGTGGCAACTATGTCCAACACAGCCGGACTATTGCCTGCTCCTTTTACATTTATACCAAATTCTTTACCATGCAGAATAGAGTCCATAAGATAAGTTACCGTACTTGTCGCATTCTCCCCATCGACAACTACCATATTGTTGCTTGGCTTTTTATCCTCTAGCAAACTTTTCAATTGTGCAAATGTGAAGGCACTATCGTGCGATTGTACATTGGTGATGAGTGTCAATGCATCAAAAGCTTCCACTTGATATTTCGGAACATAATCTAATTGCTCCTTATAATATCTGATTTCTGATGTGTCTAACCCTCTACCTATAACGATTATACGTGTACTATCTCCAGCCAGATCTTTCAAGCAATCCGCTTCTGATTTATATTCTGCGATGATATTGCTATTGGGATAAGTGACATGGTACATCTCTAGTTCCTGCTCGATTACAGGTTTGAAACTTTCGTCGACACTTATTTTAATCGTTCCTTTTAAAGGCGAATCTCTGTTATCGACGGTAGGTTTTTCTTTTTCCTTACAAGATGAGGCAAGTGTAACACATGCAAAACCAAGTATGTAGACGATTTTTTTAAAAGAACTTTTTATATTGTAAAATACCTGCATAAGGTAGATTTCCTATTTGAATTAATAATCTTTTTTTATTGCTCTATATAATCGAAATATACCATAAATCAAACAAAGCCCGCCAAACATATATCGCATTAACGGATCTATACTGATCACCAATTTTTGGGTAAATGATATTTTTGTTCCGAAAAGCATCAATATTGCCATTGATAAGATTAACACGGACATAGTGATATCTCTAATGGACCTGATTAATACATAGCTTTTCCTTTCTGCGCGTCTCTTTTTTTCTAATATATTATGATAATCACTCATGTCTGGATATAATACTGAAGTAGTATCTTATTGTTCCAAAATTAAATATTATTTGCTAAAGATGTGCAATTAATTGTAATTCCATAAAAAAAAGCTCAGTTATCTATATATTTTTTAAGAAACTTGCTTTTTGATATTAAATTGAGAATTAAGAAAATGGGAAATTCAATCGAACTTATTTGGTTTTGATTTATACAAATTGGATCAGTTAGGTAGGTCGTTTCAGTATTTGTGCTTTGTGATAATATTAGTCTAACGGTATATGTCTAGCAAATTCATTCAAGAATTGAGTTTTATTAATCTTTGCAATGCATATATATATGCGTTGTCAAGAGGTTCATTGCTATAATTGAAAATTATTAATTTAGATGATTTCATCTAAAATTGAATTTCCAGAAGATTGATCTCCATTGGTCCATTGCCAAGCCTCATGTAATCTTATTTTCCCGTTAGGTAGGATTTCAGGGACGGATTGATATTTGCCGGTCATAACCATTCCATCCAAATTGATGTGATGATACACCATGTCAATCCTTCCTGTATCGCTCACTGTTGCTATTAAGTGGCCAATTTTGATTTTACCGCCACTATAATTAGAGTGAAGAAAATTGCCTGATTGTACATATTCAAATATTGTTTCATCGCTCGTTTCTCCATTTTCAGTATTAGAAATGGGCTTGAATTTTTTGCCATTATAATTAATCTGCATACTAAATGTTGATTTATTTGTTACCAACTTCCGCTAGCGCCACCGCCACCAGAAGATCCACCACCAAATCCTCCAAATCCACCACCAGAAGATCCTCCACCGAAGCCGCCTCCGCTATTGCCGCCACCAAGTAAATTACCTAAAATCATTCCTGTAAGGAAATTATCTGAACCTCGTCGGCTATAATATCTACCACCACCGCCATTGCCACCTCCTCGAGTTTTGATAATGATTATGATAACAATAATTAAAATAATGAAAAAAATAAGAGCTCCTCCTCCATCTGAATCATCGTTTCTTTGTCTTGCTACATGATATTCTCCCACTGCAGCGGCACTAAGATCATCTACCGCTTTGTCAAGGCCTACGTAGTAATTGTTTTGTTTAAAATAAGGTGTAAGATCATGTGCTATAATATCTGAAGTTGTAATGTCTGGAATAGCCCCCTCAAGTCCATATCCGACTTCAATGCGCATCTGCCGATCTTCTTTGGATACAATGATAAGTACGCCGTTATTTGTTTTTTTATTACCAATACCCCATGCTCTAAATAATTTATTTGCATAGTCTTCTATTGGATAACCTTCTAATGAATTAATGGTAACAACGGCAATCTGATTAGAAGTGCTGTCATCTAAAGCATCCAATTTTTGTTCTAATAACGCTACTTGATCACCAGAAAGAAAATGCGCAAAATCATTGACTAGTCTTGGTGGATTAGGTCTGTCGGGCAATTTCTGAGCAATACTATATATGCTAACTGAAAAGAAAGTTAGCACTAACAATAGACGGAAAAAATACAATATTTTATTTTTCAAAAGAACCGGATTTTAATATCGAAATGAACTATTTATTTGCCAAAAACTATCTCATCAGGCAATTCGTTCTTGTCAGTATTGGGATCGTAAGGGAAATGGCTATGCAGAACTTCGCCGATTTCAATAATCACTTTGATAATACTTACGACATAATTTTCTTGTTTGAAATGGCTTAATAGATAAGCTATTTCTTTTTCCCAAAAGGAAACGCCTACTTTTTGATGAATGCCTTCATCTCCATAGACT from Rhizosphaericola mali includes:
- a CDS encoding tetratricopeptide repeat protein, whose translation is MKKLVLTFFALASIAASVSAQKLEDGIKALYYEKYKTAKSILEKKGGGDKAKKGDEIYWYGQALIQDPGDPSGIESAKKLYSDALARGVNDPYILVGLGEIDILTNNDVAAAKQKFEQAATSSKNDPAILDAIGRANAAGPKSYGDPTYAIELLKKAAAADAKNPDIDVNLALNYLKLGGTNGGPAVEALMDATTRDEKYAKAFYEIGKIYGAQRNYDAMNEWFGKALQADDAYGPTYFGWYLSAKRSKDMEGAQEYLKKFIERTDNDCNSQYYLADLQFQSKKYDEALASAQAMSTGECSTFPFSNLLLAKVYEAKSDNANAQTAISKYFAAVPASSVSGEDYALAGKIYKGTPDSSVVFYAKAFEKDTSIYDKVDHADTLINSFTRLEKPVEKYKWTKKRFYLIPAKYINNLELYNLGEAARIAAPLTKEPADFALADSAFKEYKTKYPNEVYGYAGRAANAMAADTTYKQALEPVSEYITFLEKDKATNKDKLVYYYDVLGQYYANTANDYDAAEKEFKSVLELDPTNDRATKILAQLEKIKASKAEASQATETQDSTTTTTTTTSSSN
- a CDS encoding PstS family phosphate ABC transporter substrate-binding protein; protein product: MQVFYNIKSSFKKIVYILGFACVTLASSCKEKEKPTVDNRDSPLKGTIKISVDESFKPVIEQELEMYHVTYPNSNIIAEYKSEADCLKDLAGDSTRIIVIGRGLDTSEIRYYKEQLDYVPKYQVEAFDALTLITNVQSHDSAFTFAQLKSLLEDKKPSNNMVVVDGENATSTVTYLMDSILHGKEFGINVKGAGNSPAVLDIVATNPNAIGFVGSSWIGNFKDPKQEAYLKKIRPAMIECKICGKGVFAKPAQASISSMQYPLFRPVYAIVKENYLGLGSGFYNFLSSERGQLIFSRALLVPAQMAFNIQKVNLK
- a CDS encoding n-acetylglutamate synthase is translated as MQINYNGKKFKPISNTENGETSDETIFEYVQSGNFLHSNYSGGKIKIGHLIATVSDTGRIDMVYHHINLDGMVMTGKYQSVPEILPNGKIRLHEAWQWTNGDQSSGNSILDEII
- a CDS encoding TPM domain-containing protein — its product is MKNKILYFFRLLLVLTFFSVSIYSIAQKLPDRPNPPRLVNDFAHFLSGDQVALLEQKLDALDDSTSNQIAVVTINSLEGYPIEDYANKLFRAWGIGNKKTNNGVLIIVSKEDRQMRIEVGYGLEGAIPDITTSDIIAHDLTPYFKQNNYYVGLDKAVDDLSAAAVGEYHVARQRNDDSDGGGALIFFIILIIVIIIIIKTRGGGNGGGGRYYSRRGSDNFLTGMILGNLLGGGNSGGGFGGGSSGGGFGGFGGGSSGGGGASGSW